The following proteins are co-located in the Spirosoma montaniterrae genome:
- a CDS encoding FKBP-type peptidyl-prolyl cis-trans isomerase, producing the protein MTITKHKVAAIHYTLRDNSGTVLDSSEGREPLYYLHGENNLIPGMEEGLEGRTKGDKLQLTVPPEKGYGRRDPQLIEQVPRTAFGGQTIEVGMQFQANDGQIITVTEVGAEAVTVDANHPLADQDLHFDVEVVDVRDATRDELDHGHVHGPGGVAH; encoded by the coding sequence ATGACTATCACGAAGCATAAGGTAGCGGCTATCCATTATACCCTGCGCGACAACAGCGGTACTGTACTGGACTCGAGCGAGGGCCGCGAGCCGCTTTATTATCTCCACGGCGAAAACAACCTGATTCCGGGCATGGAAGAAGGGCTGGAAGGCCGCACAAAAGGCGATAAACTGCAATTGACCGTTCCGCCCGAAAAAGGCTACGGTCGGCGCGACCCGCAACTCATCGAGCAGGTGCCACGCACGGCCTTCGGTGGGCAGACCATCGAAGTAGGCATGCAGTTTCAGGCCAACGACGGGCAGATCATTACCGTTACCGAAGTGGGTGCTGAGGCCGTTACGGTAGATGCCAACCACCCCCTCGCCGATCAGGATTTGCACTTCGACGTAGAAGTGGTTGACGTGCGCGACGCCACCCGCGACGAACTCGACCACGGCCACGTTCACGGCCCCGGCGGGGTAGCCCATTGA
- a CDS encoding L-threonylcarbamoyladenylate synthase — MAQIGTDIGIAKAFLEAGNVVGIPTETVYGLAANAFDTNAVLTIFQVKNRPAFDPLIVHTHSLDAVAELVTSLPDAARQLAEAFWPGPLTLLLPKHGRIPDLVTSGLPSVAVRIPGHPLTLALLRSLDFPLAAPSANPFGYISPTTARHVADQLGDQVPYILDGGPAQVGLESTIVGFDTEVPTVFRLGGMALEQIERVIGPVSVRTHSTSNPQAPGMLSSHYAPRKPLTLLMPDQKPVQDEPVGALVFQHLLPGIPAEQQYVLSPTGDLTEAAKNLFAYLRALDALDVVRLYAEPLPNVGLGRAINDRLRRASVP, encoded by the coding sequence ATGGCACAGATTGGTACGGACATTGGCATAGCAAAGGCGTTTCTGGAAGCAGGGAATGTGGTTGGCATCCCGACCGAAACGGTTTACGGCCTGGCAGCCAATGCATTCGATACCAACGCGGTACTGACCATTTTTCAGGTCAAAAACCGACCGGCTTTCGACCCGCTCATTGTGCATACCCACTCGCTCGATGCTGTTGCAGAGCTTGTTACCTCCCTGCCCGATGCAGCCCGGCAATTGGCCGAAGCCTTCTGGCCCGGTCCGCTTACGCTCCTGCTCCCCAAACACGGCCGCATTCCCGACCTGGTTACGTCGGGCCTGCCTTCGGTGGCCGTGCGTATTCCAGGCCATCCACTCACGCTTGCCTTGCTGCGTTCGCTCGATTTTCCGCTGGCGGCACCAAGTGCCAATCCGTTTGGGTACATCAGCCCCACCACGGCCCGGCACGTAGCCGATCAGTTAGGCGATCAGGTGCCCTACATTCTCGATGGCGGCCCGGCACAGGTAGGTCTCGAATCAACCATTGTCGGGTTTGACACTGAGGTGCCAACCGTGTTTCGGCTGGGTGGCATGGCTCTCGAGCAAATTGAGCGCGTGATTGGCCCCGTTTCGGTCCGAACGCACTCGACCTCAAATCCGCAGGCACCGGGTATGCTCAGCAGTCACTACGCCCCCCGCAAACCGCTGACGCTATTAATGCCTGATCAAAAGCCTGTTCAGGATGAGCCTGTTGGCGCATTGGTTTTTCAGCACCTGCTCCCCGGTATCCCAGCCGAACAACAATACGTTCTTTCTCCTACCGGCGATTTGACTGAAGCAGCCAAAAATCTCTTTGCGTATCTTCGGGCGTTGGATGCGCTCGACGTAGTGCGGCTCTACGCCGAGCCGCTACCCAACGTAGGGCTTGGCCGCGCTATTAATGACCGACTTCGGCGGGCGTCGGTTCCGTAA
- a CDS encoding cytochrome c maturation protein CcmE, which translates to MKISHIIGIIVIAVAIGVIASTAGDASVYTTFTKAQEMAADGDDKAIHVVGKVKKDANGQIVDVFYNPAIDPNHFEFTLVDTENRAQKVIYNSPKPQDFERSEQVVIIGSMQGDHFQCNKILLKCPSKYQDGKLETTEHEAKTAQL; encoded by the coding sequence ATGAAAATTTCTCATATCATCGGCATCATAGTTATTGCGGTTGCCATTGGCGTGATTGCCAGCACAGCGGGCGACGCGAGTGTGTATACTACCTTCACCAAAGCCCAGGAAATGGCTGCCGACGGCGACGACAAGGCTATTCACGTGGTGGGCAAGGTAAAAAAAGACGCTAACGGCCAAATCGTTGATGTATTTTACAACCCCGCCATCGACCCAAACCATTTCGAGTTTACGTTGGTCGACACCGAAAATCGGGCGCAGAAAGTGATTTACAACAGCCCCAAACCGCAGGATTTTGAGCGGTCGGAGCAGGTTGTTATCATCGGTTCAATGCAGGGCGATCATTTTCAGTGCAACAAAATCCTGCTCAAATGCCCCTCGAAATACCAGGATGGTAAGTTAGAAACGACCGAACACGAAGCGAAAACGGCACAGCTATGA
- a CDS encoding heme exporter protein CcmB, which yields MTESVRQMGALMRKEFLLEWRQRYALNGMLLYIVGAVFVCYLSFNARRGQLTPIVWNTLFWIILLFTAINAIAKSFVQERAGRQLYYYTLASPQQIILAKIGYNMALMAVLALLGFSTYAFVLGNPVADVPLYLLTLALGAVGFAASLTLVSGIASKAENPATLMAVLSFPIILPLLLMLLKISKNAMDGLDRSISYGEIGTVVAIDAIVLTLSILLFPFLWRS from the coding sequence ATGACAGAGTCGGTACGGCAGATGGGGGCGTTGATGCGGAAAGAGTTTCTGCTCGAATGGCGGCAACGCTACGCCCTCAACGGCATGTTGTTATACATTGTAGGGGCGGTTTTCGTGTGTTACCTGAGCTTCAACGCCCGGCGCGGGCAACTCACGCCCATTGTCTGGAACACGCTGTTCTGGATTATCCTGCTCTTCACAGCTATCAATGCCATTGCCAAAAGCTTTGTGCAGGAGCGGGCGGGGCGGCAGTTGTACTACTACACGCTGGCGAGTCCGCAACAAATTATTCTGGCAAAAATTGGGTATAACATGGCACTCATGGCCGTGCTGGCGTTGTTAGGGTTTAGTACATACGCCTTTGTGCTGGGCAATCCCGTAGCCGACGTGCCGCTGTATCTGCTCACGCTGGCGTTGGGTGCCGTAGGTTTTGCAGCCTCGCTTACGCTGGTATCGGGCATTGCCAGCAAAGCCGAAAACCCGGCGACGCTCATGGCCGTACTGAGTTTTCCGATTATTCTGCCGCTGCTGCTGATGCTGCTGAAAATCTCGAAAAACGCAATGGACGGCCTTGACCGCAGCATCAGTTACGGCGAAATAGGCACCGTCGTAGCTATCGACGCCATTGTGCTGACGCTGTCGATTCTGTTATTTCCGTTCTTGTGGCGGAGCTGA
- the ccsA gene encoding cytochrome c biogenesis protein, with the protein MNKNWWKALAVLILTYVVLQGLLGPVPRQPILNESIRNVYFHVPLWFGMIILLLTSAIYSIRYLRSGRVGDDIIAVEFANTSILFGLLGCITGALWANFTWGEPWPNDPKLNSVAVGMLLYLAYLILRGSFDDEQRRARISAVYNIFAFAVFVPLIFIVPRLTDSLHPGNGGNPAFGKYDMDSQMRMVFYPAVIGFTLLGVWITELRVRMRRIKTALED; encoded by the coding sequence ATGAATAAAAATTGGTGGAAGGCCCTGGCGGTCCTGATCTTAACGTATGTAGTATTGCAGGGGCTGCTTGGCCCGGTGCCGCGTCAGCCGATTCTGAACGAGAGCATTAGAAACGTGTATTTCCATGTGCCGCTCTGGTTCGGCATGATTATTCTGCTGCTGACCTCTGCGATTTATTCGATTCGGTACTTGCGCTCAGGGCGGGTTGGTGATGACATTATCGCCGTCGAATTTGCCAACACGTCGATTTTGTTTGGGTTACTGGGGTGCATCACGGGTGCGCTCTGGGCCAATTTTACGTGGGGCGAACCCTGGCCTAACGACCCGAAACTCAACAGTGTGGCGGTGGGTATGCTGCTGTATTTAGCCTATCTGATTCTGCGCGGCTCGTTCGATGATGAGCAGCGACGCGCCCGCATTTCGGCGGTCTACAACATCTTCGCCTTCGCCGTATTTGTTCCACTCATCTTCATTGTACCGCGCCTGACCGACTCGCTGCACCCCGGCAACGGCGGCAACCCGGCTTTCGGTAAGTATGACATGGATAGTCAGATGCGGATGGTATTCTACCCTGCCGTAATTGGTTTCACATTGCTGGGCGTCTGGATTACTGAACTGCGCGTTCGGATGCGTCGGATTAAAACTGCGCTGGAAGATTAA
- a CDS encoding CcmD family protein has protein sequence MNQAVFLLFLCKFYRMMRVAFLSKTLLTALLLLSQNLLAQQPVQDGVDMADQLRADGKIWVVVVVIAAVFVGIIVYLVRLDRQLSKLEKEVKDKTNNFHKQAN, from the coding sequence ATGAATCAGGCTGTTTTCCTGTTATTTTTGTGTAAATTTTATCGAATGATGCGCGTAGCCTTTTTGTCGAAAACCCTGTTGACAGCTTTGTTGCTGCTTAGTCAAAACCTTCTGGCTCAACAACCCGTACAAGACGGTGTCGACATGGCCGACCAACTGCGGGCCGATGGCAAAATCTGGGTAGTAGTGGTCGTAATAGCCGCCGTTTTTGTCGGCATTATCGTGTACCTCGTCCGGCTCGACCGGCAACTGAGCAAATTGGAGAAAGAAGTAAAAGATAAGACCAACAACTTTCACAAGCAGGCGAATTAG
- a CDS encoding hemolysin family protein encodes MESYALLFGAFLALILAGFFSAVEMAYVSVNRLYFELHSKQGPLGEKLVSGFLKNPILFVGTTLTGNTLFLVLYTVLGVTFLNPLLLTALPDDYDNIFLLIVLETTILTLLFLPLADYLPKSLALIHPDRFLEWLAIPLWVIYKTIAPLVRVLVGTARFFIRYILGDRNPEIRPVFGLTDLNHYLQQLNQKADTDEAVEVDTRIFNNAIEFRDVRVRDCLVPRPEITAVAVDDSVEELRQAFQDSGHSKIIVYRDTIDDVIGYCHALALFKKPATVEEIITPIITVPQSMPAQDLLLRFLSERKSLALVVDEFGGTAGIVSVEDMVEQIFGEIQDEYDTNEDWTERQLDENTWLLSARHEIDDLNEKYGWNIPEGDYDTLGGLILATNEDLPKVGEIIEFPPFSFTIVSMSGTRIDTVRVRQNRE; translated from the coding sequence ATGGAATCATACGCCTTACTTTTCGGAGCCTTTCTTGCCCTGATACTCGCCGGGTTTTTCTCGGCAGTCGAGATGGCGTATGTATCGGTAAATCGGCTGTATTTTGAATTGCACAGCAAACAGGGACCATTGGGCGAAAAATTAGTGTCGGGCTTCCTGAAAAATCCGATCCTGTTTGTCGGTACAACCCTCACGGGCAATACACTGTTTTTGGTTCTCTACACCGTGCTGGGCGTTACGTTCCTGAATCCGCTGCTCCTGACCGCCCTTCCCGACGATTACGACAACATTTTTCTGCTGATTGTGCTGGAAACGACGATTCTGACGCTGCTGTTTCTGCCTTTAGCCGACTACCTGCCCAAAAGTCTCGCCCTGATTCATCCCGACCGCTTTCTGGAATGGCTGGCAATTCCGCTTTGGGTTATCTACAAAACAATTGCCCCGTTGGTGCGGGTGCTGGTTGGCACGGCGCGTTTCTTCATCCGCTACATATTGGGCGACCGCAACCCCGAAATCAGGCCCGTGTTCGGCCTGACCGACCTGAATCATTATCTGCAACAACTGAATCAGAAAGCCGATACCGACGAAGCCGTTGAGGTAGATACCCGGATTTTTAACAATGCTATCGAGTTTCGCGACGTGCGGGTACGTGACTGTTTAGTACCCCGCCCCGAAATTACGGCTGTTGCAGTCGATGATTCGGTAGAAGAACTGCGACAGGCGTTTCAGGATAGCGGCCACTCGAAAATCATTGTCTATCGCGACACCATCGATGATGTGATTGGCTATTGCCACGCACTTGCCCTGTTCAAAAAACCGGCTACGGTTGAGGAAATTATTACGCCTATCATTACAGTGCCGCAAAGTATGCCCGCGCAGGATTTACTGCTGCGTTTTTTGTCGGAACGTAAAAGTCTGGCTCTGGTGGTCGATGAGTTTGGCGGCACGGCAGGTATTGTGAGCGTTGAAGACATGGTGGAGCAGATTTTCGGCGAAATTCAGGACGAATACGATACCAACGAAGACTGGACCGAACGACAGCTCGACGAAAATACATGGCTGCTGAGTGCCCGCCACGAAATTGACGACTTGAACGAAAAGTACGGCTGGAACATCCCCGAAGGAGACTATGACACCCTTGGTGGGCTGATTTTAGCTACCAACGAAGACCTTCCGAAAGTGGGCGAAATAATCGAGTTCCCGCCTTTCTCATTCACCATTGTTTCGATGAGCGGCACCCGAATCGACACCGTGCGGGTACGACAGAATCGGGAGTGA
- a CDS encoding heme lyase CcmF/NrfE family subunit: protein MIHTTVGQLGHFFVILSFITALVATVAYFISALGRQQTAAAEPVEEPQLAYAGEANFNGKTAKRKTPVAAQKTAPLPPDDWRTLARWAFYIHGAAVVGVGVCLYWIIYNHYFEYHYAWSHSSRALPVQYVISCFWEGQEGSFLLWLFWNALLGAILIRTSGRTWEAPMMAVFALVQAFLASMILGVVFGDTFKIGSSPFLLLREAMPDAPIFTTDPTFIPKDGNGLNPLLQNYWMVIHPPTLFLGFAFTLVPFAYCIAGLWRNQPLAWIRPAQSWTLLGAAVLGIGIMMGGYWAYETLNFGGYWNWDPVENAVYVPWLVMVAALHTMLIAKKSSTGLKTATILTISTFLLILYSTFLTRSGILGNASVHSFTDLGLSGQLLVYLLAFVGLAIALAAVKWKHIPTDEQEASVYTKEFWLFIGALVLSLAAFQVIITTSIPVYNKIMESFGKVSNLALPTDQIAHYNKFQVWFFVAIALLTGVGQYLWWRKVEGKKWDALITPGILTLLVSAGLIAFGEIRNPVYMALLVASVFALMTNGNILLGVIRGNYRLSGGAIAHIGMALMLIGILFSAGFSKVVSLNTSGLLISKQDEFTKNDNKENKENTLLWLNQPERMGEYQLTYRGQRIEARDVPGFLNRKDVTVIEGDFRGIAQRDIEQNGKLYYKKGDTLALYPENTYYEVEYRDKDGKVFSLYPRAQVNERMGLLASPDVYRKADRDLYTFVSSVPDPTAENRWEKTETYSVAIKDTFFLNDYVAILDNVVRTNQIDGIDLGPNDAAVRAQVRVLSKNGEQVLQPAFVIRNRMVARPADVSDELGVRIQLNEIDPRTGKFSFAVNRTQRDYIVMKALEKPLINVLWIGTLIVTFGFVLAAIRRYREFGKMRKA from the coding sequence ATGATACACACAACCGTTGGACAACTCGGCCACTTTTTTGTCATTCTGTCGTTCATAACGGCATTGGTGGCAACCGTGGCTTATTTTATATCAGCCCTCGGTCGGCAGCAAACCGCTGCGGCTGAGCCAGTCGAAGAACCGCAGTTAGCCTACGCAGGCGAAGCTAACTTCAACGGCAAAACGGCGAAGCGGAAAACACCGGTTGCCGCTCAAAAGACTGCGCCCCTCCCCCCCGACGACTGGCGAACGCTGGCGCGGTGGGCGTTCTATATTCACGGTGCGGCTGTTGTAGGCGTGGGCGTTTGCCTGTACTGGATTATTTACAACCATTATTTCGAGTACCATTACGCCTGGAGTCACTCGTCGCGGGCGTTGCCGGTGCAATATGTGATTTCGTGCTTCTGGGAAGGTCAGGAAGGCTCCTTCCTGTTGTGGCTGTTCTGGAATGCGCTGCTGGGAGCCATTCTTATCCGCACGAGCGGGCGCACCTGGGAGGCTCCGATGATGGCTGTTTTCGCGCTCGTTCAGGCGTTTCTGGCATCAATGATTCTCGGTGTAGTCTTTGGTGATACGTTTAAAATTGGTTCATCGCCGTTTTTGCTGCTGCGTGAAGCAATGCCCGACGCGCCAATTTTCACGACTGACCCGACCTTTATTCCGAAAGATGGTAATGGCCTGAACCCGTTGTTGCAGAATTACTGGATGGTGATTCACCCGCCAACGCTGTTTCTGGGTTTTGCCTTCACGCTCGTGCCGTTTGCCTATTGCATCGCTGGGTTGTGGCGCAACCAGCCACTGGCCTGGATTCGGCCCGCGCAGTCGTGGACACTGCTGGGGGCGGCTGTTCTCGGTATTGGTATTATGATGGGCGGCTACTGGGCCTACGAAACGCTTAACTTCGGCGGCTACTGGAACTGGGACCCGGTCGAAAATGCGGTGTACGTCCCCTGGCTCGTGATGGTGGCCGCGCTGCACACCATGCTGATTGCCAAAAAGTCATCAACGGGCCTGAAAACGGCTACCATTCTGACCATCAGCACGTTTCTACTGATTCTGTACTCTACCTTTCTGACACGCAGCGGTATTCTGGGCAATGCTTCGGTACACTCATTTACGGATTTGGGGCTGTCGGGGCAGTTACTGGTATATTTACTGGCCTTCGTGGGGCTGGCGATTGCGCTGGCGGCTGTGAAGTGGAAACACATTCCGACCGACGAGCAGGAGGCATCGGTATACACCAAAGAATTCTGGCTGTTTATCGGTGCGCTGGTGTTGTCGCTGGCGGCTTTCCAGGTCATCATAACCACGTCGATTCCAGTCTACAACAAGATTATGGAATCGTTCGGGAAGGTCTCGAACCTTGCGTTGCCTACCGATCAGATTGCTCACTACAACAAATTTCAGGTTTGGTTTTTCGTAGCCATTGCTCTGCTTACGGGCGTGGGACAATACCTGTGGTGGCGCAAAGTGGAAGGCAAAAAATGGGACGCCCTTATTACGCCCGGCATCCTGACGTTGTTGGTTAGTGCGGGGCTGATTGCATTTGGCGAAATCCGCAACCCGGTCTACATGGCTCTTCTGGTGGCATCTGTATTCGCGCTGATGACCAACGGCAACATCTTACTCGGCGTTATTCGGGGCAATTACCGACTGTCGGGCGGAGCCATTGCCCACATCGGCATGGCCCTGATGCTCATCGGCATTCTGTTCTCGGCGGGTTTCTCGAAGGTAGTTTCGCTGAATACCAGCGGTTTACTCATCTCGAAACAGGACGAATTCACGAAGAACGACAATAAGGAAAATAAGGAGAATACGCTGTTGTGGCTGAATCAGCCCGAGCGTATGGGCGAGTATCAGCTTACGTACCGGGGGCAGCGCATTGAAGCCCGCGACGTGCCGGGCTTCCTGAACCGCAAAGACGTAACCGTGATTGAAGGCGACTTCCGGGGCATTGCCCAGCGCGACATCGAGCAGAACGGCAAGCTGTACTACAAAAAAGGTGATACCCTGGCTCTCTATCCTGAGAATACGTACTACGAAGTTGAGTACCGCGACAAAGACGGGAAGGTGTTCAGTCTGTACCCACGGGCGCAGGTTAACGAACGCATGGGCCTGCTGGCTTCGCCCGACGTATATCGCAAAGCCGACCGCGACCTGTACACGTTCGTATCGTCGGTGCCGGACCCAACCGCCGAAAATCGCTGGGAGAAGACCGAAACCTACAGCGTTGCCATTAAAGACACGTTTTTCCTGAACGATTACGTAGCAATTCTGGACAATGTGGTCCGCACCAATCAGATCGATGGCATAGACCTCGGCCCCAACGATGCGGCTGTGCGGGCGCAGGTGCGGGTGCTGAGCAAAAACGGCGAGCAGGTGCTGCAACCCGCCTTCGTGATTCGGAACCGGATGGTAGCCCGCCCGGCAGACGTTAGCGATGAACTTGGCGTTCGGATTCAGTTGAACGAAATCGACCCGCGCACGGGCAAGTTCAGCTTCGCCGTAAACCGTACCCAACGTGATTATATCGTGATGAAAGCATTGGAAAAACCGCTTATCAATGTTCTTTGGATCGGAACATTAATCGTTACGTTCGGTTTCGTATTGGCCGCCATTCGCCGGTATCGGGAGTTCGGCAAGATGCGCAAAGCGTAG
- a CDS encoding APC family permease has product MIETPHKIGWRTATSLVIANMVGTGVFTSLGFQLAAVQNTWSILLLWVLGGLLALIGAFTFAELGTHYPDEKGGDYIFISRGLHPLLGYLSAWVSLVGGFAAPVAIAGKAMEAYLSPFDIPNSRVLTVALILLIGLIHSVSLRQSSVFQNSTTVVKVVFVAVILAVGVVVAPSVPNAFRFDGSYRQEVFTSPFAVSLLYVTYAYTGWNAAAYIVGEIRNPHRNLPRALLLGTLTVTILYVALQIVFLKLAPIAQLSGQADVAVVAFGSRFGEQAGRWVSVGIAFQLVATMSSYIWIGGRVTSRMAKDFSLWRFFGHDNRYHIPVRAIWLQVGITLLLLFSGTLEQVLLCTSFVLQLMGTLAVASLLRTPRHPAAFHSPARPWLQWSYIIFSLCVLGFILIDRPVESLIGLGIVGIGALTYFLE; this is encoded by the coding sequence ATCATCGAAACGCCACACAAAATCGGCTGGCGAACAGCCACTTCGTTAGTGATTGCCAATATGGTTGGCACGGGCGTTTTCACGAGCTTAGGCTTTCAATTGGCGGCTGTGCAGAACACCTGGTCTATCCTGCTGCTCTGGGTGCTGGGCGGGCTACTGGCCCTGATTGGCGCGTTCACGTTTGCCGAACTCGGCACGCATTACCCCGACGAAAAAGGTGGAGATTACATTTTTATTTCGCGGGGGCTTCACCCGTTGCTGGGCTATCTGTCGGCCTGGGTATCGCTCGTGGGCGGATTTGCGGCTCCGGTTGCCATTGCGGGCAAAGCGATGGAAGCTTATCTAAGCCCGTTCGACATACCCAACAGCCGGGTGCTGACGGTTGCACTAATTCTGCTCATCGGGTTGATTCACTCCGTCAGTTTGCGGCAAAGCAGTGTTTTCCAGAACAGTACGACCGTCGTAAAAGTCGTGTTTGTGGCGGTGATTCTGGCCGTTGGCGTTGTGGTGGCTCCGTCGGTGCCGAATGCGTTCCGGTTCGATGGTAGCTATCGGCAGGAGGTTTTTACCTCGCCGTTTGCGGTATCGCTGCTGTACGTAACCTACGCTTACACGGGCTGGAATGCAGCGGCTTACATTGTGGGCGAAATTCGCAATCCGCATCGCAATCTGCCCCGTGCGCTGCTGCTCGGAACGCTGACCGTAACTATACTTTACGTAGCCCTGCAAATCGTTTTTCTGAAATTAGCTCCGATAGCACAACTCAGCGGTCAGGCCGACGTGGCGGTGGTAGCCTTCGGTAGCCGATTCGGTGAACAGGCCGGGCGGTGGGTCAGCGTTGGTATTGCGTTTCAGTTAGTCGCTACCATGAGTTCGTACATCTGGATTGGCGGGCGCGTGACGAGCCGCATGGCGAAAGATTTTTCGCTCTGGCGATTTTTCGGTCACGATAATCGCTACCACATTCCGGTGCGGGCTATCTGGCTGCAAGTCGGCATTACGCTGCTATTGCTGTTTTCGGGAACACTCGAACAGGTGCTGCTATGCACCTCATTCGTACTCCAACTGATGGGAACGCTGGCCGTAGCGAGTCTACTCCGCACCCCGCGCCACCCGGCAGCTTTCCATAGCCCTGCCCGCCCGTGGCTGCAATGGAGTTACATCATCTTCAGCCTGTGCGTACTGGGCTTTATTTTAATTGACCGCCCGGTCGAAAGCCTGATTGGATTGGGCATCGTTGGGATAGGTGCGCTAACGTATTTTTTAGAGTAA